The proteins below are encoded in one region of Clostridium estertheticum:
- a CDS encoding sensor histidine kinase: MVKKGLFFKMLATYTIIISMSLIIIASFLSYWFQSYFFDQKKEQFLDKSYMIQGIAMKYMERDGDATSQQVNDIITIISKYIKSDIWLTDSMGYVYAVSNKDHKEFIGKQVFGEELDQLRQGHTFEITGPYAGVFDKTARVYGTPIINEAGSFKGSIILYNSIDEIGSPLKRVYEIIWISAIFAIIFSCIVIYYFSQKIIIKPLAEINSVARKISNGDVNKRVYLKSNDEIGELAQTFNFMADSVEKNEKNRREFISNVSHEIRSPITSIKGFIGGILDGVIPEEKEKYYLSIAYEEIQRLTRLVNDLLDMSAIEAGEFSLKIIKVDINEIIRLTVIKNETKIKEKRACVDVCFEEDNLFVAGDQDRLVQVITNLLDNSIKYVNEGGKIKISSKTKGRKAFISVFNDGPQIAEEDLLHIWDRFYKADKARTAKDSTGLGLAIVRNIITQLQEDIWVENKDKGVYFTFTLMKVE, from the coding sequence ATGGTCAAAAAAGGGCTGTTTTTTAAGATGTTAGCAACCTACACTATCATAATATCTATGAGCCTAATAATTATTGCGTCATTTTTGTCTTATTGGTTTCAAAGTTATTTTTTTGATCAAAAAAAAGAACAATTTCTGGATAAGTCATATATGATACAAGGAATTGCTATGAAATACATGGAGAGGGATGGTGACGCTACGTCTCAACAAGTAAACGACATAATAACCATAATTTCCAAGTATATAAAGTCGGATATATGGCTTACAGACAGTATGGGTTATGTTTATGCTGTATCTAATAAAGATCATAAGGAGTTTATAGGAAAACAAGTTTTTGGTGAAGAATTAGATCAACTTAGACAGGGGCATACATTCGAGATTACGGGACCTTATGCTGGGGTATTTGATAAAACTGCAAGAGTTTATGGTACCCCAATAATTAATGAGGCAGGTAGTTTTAAGGGATCAATAATATTATACAATTCCATTGATGAAATAGGTTCCCCTTTAAAACGTGTTTATGAAATAATTTGGATATCTGCAATTTTCGCAATAATATTTTCTTGTATAGTTATATACTACTTTTCTCAAAAAATAATTATAAAGCCTTTGGCAGAGATTAATTCTGTAGCTAGGAAGATATCTAATGGGGATGTTAATAAAAGGGTTTATTTAAAATCTAATGATGAAATCGGAGAACTAGCTCAAACATTTAATTTTATGGCGGATTCTGTTGAAAAAAATGAAAAAAACAGACGTGAATTTATATCAAATGTATCACATGAAATTAGGTCGCCTATAACATCAATTAAGGGTTTTATTGGAGGAATACTAGATGGAGTAATTCCAGAGGAAAAGGAAAAATACTATTTATCCATTGCATATGAAGAAATTCAAAGATTAACAAGACTCGTAAACGACTTACTAGATATGTCTGCAATTGAAGCTGGAGAGTTTAGTTTAAAGATTATTAAAGTGGATATTAACGAAATAATTAGACTTACAGTTATAAAAAATGAAACGAAGATTAAAGAGAAACGTGCCTGTGTGGACGTGTGTTTTGAAGAGGATAATTTATTCGTAGCAGGAGATCAAGATAGGCTCGTGCAAGTAATTACAAATTTATTAGATAATTCAATAAAATATGTTAATGAGGGTGGAAAAATAAAAATTAGTTCAAAAACTAAAGGTAGAAAAGCTTTTATATCTGTGTTTAATGATGGTCCACAAATAGCAGAAGAAGATTTATTGCATATTTGGGATAGGTTTTACAAAGCAGATAAAGCAAGAACAGCAAAAGACAGTACTGGGCTTGGTCTAGCTATAGTTAGAAATATAATAACTCAATTACAGGAAGATATATGGGTGGAAAACAAAGATAAAGGTGTTTATTTTACTTTTACGTTAATGAAAGTAGAATAA
- the mfd gene encoding transcription-repair coupling factor, with product MRLSGLMKPLKESNQFKDILSNIEKKVYPIGVYGLSESAKGYLVNGVYEELDKSILILTHSDVEAKNIYEDLSFYVNDVYYYPTREMGFYNADAVSGDLRWERLKVMKKITEGGKKIIVTCIEAIAATYIPVNLLQKYVFKLSVGGTLNFNAFSEKLIQCGYERVDRVETKGQFCIRGGIMDLYPPISALPFRIELYDDEIDSIRTFNSETQRSIDKVKKIEIFPAKEIILTEDSRKKGYDKIKENLENMIGSLHKKKDKEAIERITSLVNINLEALKETGSFKDVDSYMPYFYDTTSTFLDYMPGAFIVVDDAQRCQGKLDSVYLEFEENYETSLRRGSILPKQAEVLIEKQRIYEELESLEVLTINAIAKTTKMLKPRAIISFSQITIYDYHGQLDMLIEDIKDKKSKGYKTVILSGTRTRGERLIDTLRDKGIESVYKDSISKIEFGEVVVTFGNQLKGFEYPQLKLCIISDKEVFGGSKRKAVSRANKKGASKLKSFTELKLGDYVVHVNHGIGVYKGIKQLEVHGHKRDYLDLSYNSGDTLYVPVEQLDLVQKYIGSEGKAPKISKLGGAEWVKAKNKVKNSIADIAEDLVKLYATRATLKGHKYSKDTIWQKQFEDEFPFDETPDQLIAIEEIKKDMESDKPMDRLICGDVGYGKTEVAVRAAFKAVMDGKQVAFLVPTTILAEQHYKNLTKRFSDFPVKVEMVSRFRTPAQQKVVIKATKEGNVDILIGTHRIIQSDVKFKDLGVLIIDEEQRFGVTHKEKIKSLRKNIDVITLTATPIPRTLHMSLTGVRDISVIETPPEERYPIQTYVVEFNDQLIRDAILREMNRKGQVFFVYNRVETIKDMAAYIGNLLPEARVCIAHGQMTERELEAVMIEFMENKYDILMCTTIIETGIDIQNTNTIIIYEADKMGLSQLYQLRGRVGRSNRIAYAYLTYKKDKVLTEVAEKRLKAIKDFTELGSGFKIAMRDLEIRGAGNMMGGAQHGHMAAVGYDLYCRMLEETVKNIRGDVEKEPIETSVEIKIDAYIPGTYIEDESQKIEIYKKIAAIDCLEDMQEIQEEIEDRFSDIPSCVENLMNIAYLRCIAAKVGIIEIKEVKDEIILEFDRAERINKEVVKVLVSKYNRSIVFKLGNKPAFSYKFKNSIKEEVLTSLIEIVNRIKSIVEIK from the coding sequence ATGAGACTAAGTGGGCTTATGAAGCCTTTAAAGGAAAGTAATCAATTTAAAGATATCCTAAGTAATATAGAAAAAAAGGTATACCCAATTGGAGTATATGGACTTTCAGAATCAGCAAAGGGTTATTTAGTGAATGGTGTATATGAAGAACTAGATAAATCAATACTTATTTTAACACACAGTGATGTAGAGGCTAAAAATATTTATGAGGACTTATCCTTTTATGTAAACGACGTGTATTATTATCCAACTAGAGAAATGGGATTTTATAACGCAGATGCTGTATCAGGGGATTTAAGATGGGAAAGACTTAAGGTAATGAAAAAAATTACTGAAGGTGGTAAGAAAATAATAGTTACATGTATAGAAGCGATAGCGGCTACTTATATACCGGTGAATTTGCTTCAAAAATATGTTTTTAAATTATCGGTAGGAGGCACACTAAATTTTAATGCCTTTTCAGAAAAATTAATTCAATGTGGGTACGAGAGGGTAGATAGAGTAGAAACTAAAGGTCAATTTTGTATAAGGGGAGGGATAATGGATTTATATCCTCCTATATCTGCGTTACCATTTAGGATAGAACTCTATGACGATGAAATAGATTCTATAAGGACATTTAATAGTGAAACCCAGAGGAGTATAGATAAGGTAAAAAAAATAGAAATATTCCCAGCAAAAGAAATTATACTAACTGAGGATAGTAGAAAAAAAGGTTATGACAAGATAAAGGAAAATTTAGAGAATATGATCGGAAGTTTACATAAGAAAAAGGATAAAGAAGCTATAGAAAGAATAACGTCTCTTGTTAATATTAATTTAGAAGCACTTAAAGAAACCGGAAGTTTTAAAGACGTTGATAGTTATATGCCTTATTTTTATGATACTACATCTACTTTTTTGGATTATATGCCAGGAGCATTTATAGTAGTTGATGATGCACAAAGATGCCAAGGTAAATTAGATAGTGTATATCTTGAGTTTGAAGAAAATTATGAAACTTCTTTAAGGCGAGGAAGTATACTTCCTAAACAAGCAGAAGTTTTAATTGAGAAGCAGCGTATATATGAAGAGTTAGAAAGTCTTGAAGTTTTGACAATAAACGCTATTGCTAAAACTACAAAAATGCTTAAGCCAAGAGCTATAATATCTTTTTCTCAAATTACCATTTATGATTATCATGGTCAATTGGATATGCTTATCGAAGATATAAAGGATAAAAAAAGCAAGGGCTACAAAACTGTAATTTTATCTGGCACAAGAACTAGGGGCGAAAGGCTTATAGATACGCTTCGTGATAAAGGAATTGAAAGTGTCTATAAGGACAGTATTTCTAAAATTGAGTTTGGAGAAGTGGTTGTAACCTTTGGGAATCAATTAAAGGGGTTTGAATATCCGCAGCTAAAATTATGCATTATATCTGACAAAGAGGTTTTTGGTGGATCAAAAAGAAAAGCTGTTAGTCGTGCTAATAAAAAGGGAGCAAGTAAACTTAAAAGTTTTACAGAACTTAAATTGGGGGACTATGTTGTTCATGTAAATCATGGAATAGGGGTATACAAAGGAATTAAGCAATTGGAGGTTCATGGTCACAAAAGAGATTATTTAGATCTTAGCTATAATTCTGGAGACACACTTTATGTTCCGGTGGAACAATTAGATTTGGTACAAAAATATATTGGTAGTGAAGGCAAGGCTCCAAAAATCAGTAAATTAGGTGGAGCAGAATGGGTTAAGGCTAAAAATAAAGTTAAAAATTCAATTGCGGATATTGCAGAGGACTTGGTAAAGCTTTATGCTACTAGGGCTACACTTAAGGGACATAAATACAGCAAGGATACTATATGGCAAAAACAATTTGAAGATGAATTTCCATTTGATGAAACACCAGATCAATTAATAGCAATTGAGGAAATAAAAAAAGATATGGAATCGGATAAGCCGATGGATAGGTTAATATGCGGAGATGTTGGATATGGAAAAACAGAAGTTGCCGTTAGAGCGGCTTTTAAAGCAGTTATGGATGGCAAACAAGTAGCATTTTTAGTGCCAACTACAATACTCGCAGAGCAACATTATAAAAATCTTACCAAGAGATTTTCAGATTTTCCTGTAAAAGTTGAGATGGTAAGTAGATTTAGAACACCGGCTCAGCAAAAGGTTGTTATTAAAGCTACGAAAGAGGGAAATGTAGATATATTAATAGGGACGCACAGGATTATTCAGAGCGATGTAAAATTTAAAGATCTAGGGGTATTAATTATAGATGAGGAGCAACGTTTTGGGGTGACTCATAAGGAGAAAATAAAAAGCCTTCGAAAAAACATAGACGTAATTACGCTAACAGCTACGCCAATTCCAAGGACTCTTCATATGTCACTTACTGGTGTTCGCGACATAAGTGTAATAGAAACACCACCAGAGGAGAGGTATCCGATACAAACCTATGTGGTGGAGTTTAATGATCAATTAATAAGGGATGCTATACTAAGAGAGATGAATAGAAAAGGTCAAGTTTTCTTTGTTTATAACAGGGTAGAAACAATAAAAGATATGGCGGCATACATTGGAAATTTACTTCCTGAAGCAAGAGTGTGCATTGCACATGGGCAGATGACAGAGAGAGAACTCGAGGCTGTAATGATAGAGTTTATGGAGAATAAGTATGATATATTGATGTGTACCACAATCATTGAGACCGGAATAGACATCCAAAACACCAATACAATAATAATATATGAGGCAGACAAGATGGGGCTTTCTCAGCTATACCAATTAAGAGGTAGAGTTGGTAGGTCAAATAGAATAGCTTATGCGTATTTAACATATAAAAAAGATAAGGTATTAACAGAAGTTGCTGAGAAAAGACTTAAAGCGATTAAGGACTTTACGGAGCTTGGGTCTGGTTTTAAGATAGCAATGAGGGATCTTGAAATTAGGGGAGCTGGAAATATGATGGGCGGTGCGCAACATGGTCATATGGCAGCTGTAGGTTATGATTTATATTGTAGAATGCTTGAAGAAACAGTTAAGAATATAAGGGGCGATGTTGAAAAGGAACCTATTGAAACATCAGTTGAAATTAAGATAGATGCATATATTCCTGGAACTTATATAGAAGATGAGTCTCAGAAAATTGAAATTTATAAAAAAATTGCAGCTATTGATTGCCTGGAAGATATGCAAGAAATACAAGAAGAGATAGAAGATAGATTCTCAGATATACCATCTTGTGTTGAAAACCTTATGAATATTGCATACCTTAGATGTATAGCTGCTAAAGTAGGAATAATAGAAATTAAAGAGGTCAAGGATGAGATAATATTAGAATTCGATAGGGCTGAAAGAATAAATAAAGAAGTAGTTAAAGTTTTGGTTAGTAAATATAATAGAAGTATTGTATTCAAATTAGGAAATAAGCCAGCGTTTTCATATAAATTTAAAAATTCAATTAAAGAGGAAGTACTTACAAGTTTGATAGAAATTGTTAATCGTATAAAAAGTATAGTTGAAATAAAGTAA
- a CDS encoding response regulator transcription factor, producing the protein MEGTIGKILIVDDDKNIAEVIKMYLESSGYATKVAHDGRAAQEAFLSYKPDLVLLDIMLPYIDGIDVLKWIRKEHETPVIMLTAKGETFDKVLALELGADDYVVKPFEPKEIIARVKAVLRRYNLDNGGKEVLNFEDLEIDINSYNVTYKGAEVKMPPKEFELVHYLALNKNRVFTRQQLLCEVWGYDYPGDSRTVDVHVKRVREKLQGGPNWQIETVWGVGYKFEVK; encoded by the coding sequence ATGGAAGGAACTATAGGTAAAATACTAATAGTTGATGATGATAAAAATATTGCCGAGGTAATTAAAATGTATCTTGAAAGCTCTGGGTATGCTACAAAAGTAGCACATGATGGTAGGGCTGCGCAGGAAGCCTTTTTAAGTTATAAACCAGATTTAGTGCTTTTAGATATAATGTTACCTTATATTGATGGGATTGATGTTTTGAAGTGGATAAGAAAAGAACATGAAACTCCTGTTATTATGCTTACAGCTAAAGGAGAAACTTTTGATAAGGTATTAGCACTAGAACTTGGAGCAGATGATTATGTAGTAAAACCGTTTGAGCCAAAAGAAATAATTGCGAGAGTAAAGGCTGTACTTAGGCGTTATAACTTAGATAATGGTGGTAAAGAAGTTTTGAATTTTGAAGACCTAGAAATAGACATTAATTCGTACAATGTTACATATAAAGGCGCGGAGGTTAAAATGCCGCCTAAAGAATTTGAATTAGTACATTATTTAGCTCTTAATAAGAATAGGGTGTTTACTAGGCAACAGCTTTTATGTGAAGTTTGGGGATACGATTATCCAGGAGACTCTAGAACCGTGGATGTTCATGTAAAAAGAGTAAGGGAAAAACTTCAAGGTGGACCTAATTGGCAGATCGAGACTGTTTGGGGAGTAGGATATAAATTTGAGGTGAAGTAA
- a CDS encoding putative polysaccharide biosynthesis protein produces the protein MKKHSLIKGTIILGMAGIFARFLGLFFRIPIQALIKDEGMGYYQMSYPLYMFFVAVASGVPIAMSKLIAEMNAKNDREGAGQVLRQTLILMIILGSVFTTFMIMFARPIISLLKWDSKSYYAFLAIAAAPIFVSIMCTFRGFFQGLQNVRPTAISQIIEQVGRVVAGVLFAYLLFPKGIEYAAGGAALGTLVGAIMGSIYLVSTYFKVVREIPVRKKIKHKHILGDLGKAAIPISLGAAVGTIMSLIDSVLVPQQLLKAGFSHLQSAVMYGQLTGKAFTLMNVPLALSVALCASLVPIIAEAFYLGRRRELIKRVDMAVKLSNVISLPSSLGMFFMAYPIMHLVFMRDAAGYEILKYISICIPFVILTQTSTAILQSIGNYMKPVYNLALGCIVKVIVTYILVSFSFVNIYGAVIGTILGYITSCLLNMHDLKKSLNIKFNKVDAFVKPAIAAIIMIVAVVFSDAIVYNYTMSGGLSCIISILIGVIVYLIFIFLLRVFEYQEIKNKFLSKK, from the coding sequence ATGAAGAAACATTCATTGATAAAAGGAACTATTATACTTGGAATGGCAGGTATATTTGCAAGATTTTTAGGATTATTTTTTAGAATCCCAATACAAGCACTTATAAAAGATGAGGGGATGGGATATTATCAAATGTCTTATCCGCTCTACATGTTCTTTGTGGCGGTAGCTTCAGGAGTACCAATAGCTATGTCTAAACTTATTGCCGAGATGAACGCTAAAAATGACAGGGAGGGAGCTGGGCAAGTCTTAAGACAAACGCTTATTCTTATGATTATATTAGGCTCAGTATTTACTACATTTATGATAATGTTTGCAAGGCCTATTATATCATTGCTTAAATGGGATAGTAAATCATATTACGCTTTTTTGGCAATAGCTGCAGCACCAATTTTTGTATCTATTATGTGCACGTTTAGGGGTTTTTTTCAAGGACTTCAAAATGTAAGGCCTACTGCGATTTCACAAATAATAGAGCAAGTTGGAAGAGTTGTGGCTGGAGTTTTGTTTGCATATTTATTATTTCCAAAGGGGATTGAATATGCAGCTGGAGGCGCAGCACTTGGAACATTGGTTGGTGCAATTATGGGAAGTATATATTTAGTTTCAACATATTTTAAGGTGGTACGTGAAATACCAGTAAGAAAAAAAATAAAACATAAGCATATTTTGGGTGATTTAGGTAAGGCTGCAATTCCAATATCACTTGGTGCGGCAGTAGGGACTATTATGTCATTAATAGATTCTGTTTTAGTACCACAACAATTGCTAAAAGCAGGATTTTCACATTTACAATCAGCTGTTATGTATGGCCAATTGACTGGGAAAGCATTTACCTTGATGAATGTACCTTTAGCTCTTTCGGTGGCGCTGTGTGCATCTCTAGTGCCTATAATTGCAGAGGCATTCTATCTGGGTCGGCGCAGAGAGTTGATTAAAAGGGTAGATATGGCTGTAAAATTGTCTAATGTTATATCATTGCCGTCTTCTTTAGGAATGTTTTTTATGGCCTATCCTATAATGCATTTAGTTTTTATGAGAGATGCGGCAGGATATGAAATACTTAAATATATTTCAATATGTATACCTTTTGTAATCTTAACACAAACGAGTACAGCAATACTACAAAGTATAGGTAATTACATGAAACCTGTATATAATTTGGCTTTAGGATGCATCGTAAAGGTTATTGTGACATACATATTGGTTTCGTTTTCATTCGTAAATATTTATGGGGCAGTTATAGGAACGATTTTAGGATATATAACAAGTTGCTTGTTAAATATGCATGATTTAAAGAAAAGTTTAAATATAAAATTCAACAAGGTAGATGCTTTTGTTAAACCAGCTATTGCTGCTATTATAATGATAGTTGCAGTTGTATTTAGTGATGCTATTGTCTATAATTATACAATGAGTGGAGGGTTATCTTGTATAATATCCATATTAATAGGCGTTATTGTTTATTTAATATTTATATTTTTGCTTAGAGTATTTGAGTATCAAGAAATTAAGAATAAATTTTTGAGTAAAAAATAA
- a CDS encoding peptidylprolyl isomerase, giving the protein MKNVKKIISAALITLFATSLIGCNMIEKTPEGIAKTEVAKVFGTKITKGQINDQLAGVIKQLQTQYGTNYTTNTEAMTQLTTQKQQVLAGLINEEIVTYKAKELKLVPTDAKLNAEINKQLLEIKKSLGTDAKYKAALTQAGITEEALKARIKPSVIQDALKTETTKNVKVTDAEAQTYYNANLALYSTKPNTIHLAHILVKTEAEAVAIKKRLDAGEDFAKLAKEKGTDGTKDTGGELGTLKFDDTSMDATFMAAAIKVPAGKVSEPVKTQFGYHLIKDIARTNYPAKKFAVVKAEIEKTLLTKNKETAWTAAMKKWTTEANVTKIDKNL; this is encoded by the coding sequence ATGAAAAACGTAAAAAAAATAATTAGTGCGGCTTTAATAACGTTGTTTGCTACATCGTTAATTGGCTGTAATATGATTGAAAAAACACCAGAAGGTATTGCAAAAACTGAAGTAGCAAAGGTTTTTGGTACTAAGATAACAAAAGGACAAATAAACGATCAATTAGCAGGTGTTATTAAACAATTGCAAACACAATATGGAACAAATTATACAACTAATACCGAGGCTATGACACAATTAACAACTCAAAAACAACAGGTATTAGCAGGTTTAATTAATGAGGAGATTGTAACTTATAAAGCAAAAGAACTCAAATTAGTGCCTACAGATGCTAAATTAAATGCAGAAATTAATAAGCAATTATTAGAGATTAAGAAAAGCTTAGGAACGGATGCAAAGTATAAAGCAGCGCTAACACAAGCTGGTATAACAGAAGAGGCATTAAAGGCAAGAATTAAGCCAAGCGTTATTCAAGATGCATTAAAGACTGAAACTACAAAAAATGTTAAAGTTACAGATGCAGAGGCACAAACATACTATAATGCTAATTTAGCGTTATATTCAACAAAGCCAAATACAATTCATTTAGCTCATATTTTAGTTAAAACAGAAGCTGAGGCAGTAGCTATTAAGAAGCGTTTAGATGCCGGTGAAGATTTTGCTAAACTTGCTAAAGAAAAAGGAACAGATGGAACTAAAGACACTGGTGGAGAGTTAGGAACTTTAAAATTCGATGATACTTCAATGGATGCAACGTTTATGGCAGCTGCTATTAAGGTGCCAGCAGGTAAAGTTTCAGAACCAGTTAAAACTCAATTTGGATACCATTTAATAAAGGATATTGCAAGAACAAATTATCCTGCAAAGAAGTTTGCAGTTGTTAAAGCAGAAATAGAAAAAACTCTTTTAACAAAAAATAAAGAAACTGCATGGACAGCAGCAATGAAAAAATGGACAACGGAAGCTAATGTAACAAAAATTGATAAAAACTTATAA
- a CDS encoding S1C family serine protease: MDNKDNYKFNEEIRDALWKNAERGQDIFGEIKFRKNNKRNYFKMFLKVILFMLIAALSGGITANYVISKDKLQENISGDLTQSKLEENNKDIYSNSISEVTRKVSPTVVGIIVNVKGVEETPEVSGSGIIFKSEGFIITNYHVIENATEIKVKLSNYKVLKAKVIGTDAISDLAVIKVEASNLPVAKLGDSSKVNVGDLAIAIGNPLGEQFSGVVTAGIISALDRKINIVDKKTGEQTIYKVIQTDATINEGNSGGALCNINGEVIGINSLKIGSASETSGMGFAINTNVAKEIISDLMTYGKVIRPAIGIYGVAAISVGNNGIEGVYVQEVVSGSGAYKAGIMPTDIITQIGGVGVKNMEELSNILDKYKVAKSVRCKVQRNGKYKDISITLSELKATN, translated from the coding sequence ATGGATAACAAGGATAACTATAAATTTAATGAAGAAATAAGAGATGCTTTATGGAAGAATGCAGAGCGAGGTCAGGATATCTTTGGAGAAATTAAATTTAGAAAAAATAATAAAAGAAATTATTTTAAAATGTTCTTAAAAGTGATACTTTTTATGTTAATAGCTGCCCTTTCTGGAGGAATTACAGCAAATTATGTTATTAGTAAAGATAAATTACAAGAAAATATTAGCGGTGATTTAACCCAGAGTAAATTAGAAGAAAATAATAAGGATATATATTCAAATTCTATCTCAGAGGTTACAAGGAAGGTATCACCAACAGTAGTTGGTATAATTGTTAATGTGAAAGGTGTAGAGGAAACACCTGAGGTTAGTGGGTCTGGAATTATATTTAAAAGTGAAGGGTTTATTATTACAAATTATCATGTGATTGAAAACGCGACAGAAATAAAGGTAAAACTTAGTAATTATAAGGTTTTGAAAGCGAAGGTAATAGGGACTGATGCTATATCAGATTTGGCAGTTATAAAAGTTGAAGCTAGCAATTTGCCTGTGGCAAAACTTGGTGATTCATCAAAGGTTAATGTTGGTGATTTAGCTATTGCTATTGGTAATCCACTAGGAGAGCAGTTTTCAGGAGTGGTTACCGCAGGGATTATAAGTGCATTAGACAGAAAAATTAATATAGTTGATAAAAAGACTGGTGAGCAAACCATATATAAAGTAATACAAACTGATGCAACTATAAATGAAGGAAATAGTGGGGGAGCATTATGCAATATTAACGGAGAAGTAATTGGTATAAATAGTTTAAAAATCGGTTCAGCTAGTGAAACTTCTGGGATGGGATTTGCTATTAATACAAATGTAGCTAAAGAAATTATAAGTGATTTGATGACCTATGGTAAAGTTATAAGGCCTGCTATAGGTATTTATGGAGTAGCTGCAATCTCAGTTGGTAATAATGGTATAGAGGGAGTGTATGTGCAAGAAGTTGTAAGTGGTAGTGGGGCATACAAAGCTGGAATTATGCCTACTGATATTATAACTCAAATAGGCGGAGTAGGCGTTAAAAATATGGAAGAGTTAAGTAATATCTTAGATAAATATAAAGTTGCAAAAAGTGTGCGTTGCAAGGTTCAAAGAAATGGTAAATATAAGGATATTAGCATAACTTTATCTGAATTAAAAGCTACAAATTAA
- the spoVT gene encoding stage V sporulation protein T, producing MKATGIVRRIDDLGRVVIPKEIRRTLRIREGDPLEIFTDREGGVILKKYSPIGELSEFSREYAESLQQTIGNAIIICDKDNIISVSGCPKKEYVDKKVSIELEKAMENRKPIVLGEGFEKVISLYDDDMENKYSAQVIAPIITEGDAIGAVLIMSTEPGIKFGNLELKLAETAASFLGKQMEQ from the coding sequence ATGAAAGCAACTGGTATAGTAAGACGTATAGATGATTTAGGAAGAGTTGTTATTCCTAAGGAAATAAGGAGAACTCTTAGAATAAGAGAGGGAGATCCACTAGAAATATTTACTGATAGAGAAGGTGGAGTTATTTTAAAAAAATATTCACCTATAGGTGAATTAAGTGAATTTTCTAGGGAATATGCTGAATCATTACAACAAACTATTGGAAATGCGATAATTATATGCGATAAGGATAATATAATATCCGTAAGTGGGTGCCCTAAGAAAGAGTATGTTGATAAAAAGGTTAGTATTGAATTAGAAAAAGCAATGGAAAATAGAAAACCAATTGTCTTGGGTGAAGGCTTTGAAAAAGTCATATCATTGTACGATGATGATATGGAGAATAAATACAGTGCTCAAGTAATCGCGCCTATAATAACAGAAGGCGATGCAATTGGTGCAGTACTAATAATGTCGACAGAGCCGGGAATAAAGTTTGGGAATTTAGAATTAAAATTAGCTGAAACTGCAGCATCTTTCTTAGGAAAACAAATGGAACAATAG
- the pth gene encoding aminoacyl-tRNA hydrolase, which translates to MYLVVGLGNPGDEYRHTRHNVGFDVIDLMADKYNVSINRIKFKGVCAEINIGSNKVILLKPSTYMNLSGESVREASSFYKIPNENIIILHDDISLDVGKLRIRSKGSAGGHNGLKSIIENLSSDMFVRIKIGVGKPERALIPHVLGRFSKDQRILVEKTFEATIQATQTIIEKGCSEAMNQFNGFNA; encoded by the coding sequence ATGTATTTAGTAGTTGGACTGGGAAATCCAGGAGATGAATATAGACATACAAGACATAATGTAGGATTCGATGTAATTGATTTGATGGCAGATAAGTATAATGTATCAATTAATAGGATAAAATTTAAAGGTGTATGCGCGGAAATTAATATAGGTTCTAATAAAGTTATTTTATTAAAACCCAGTACATATATGAATTTGAGTGGGGAAAGTGTACGAGAAGCGTCCTCATTTTATAAGATTCCTAATGAAAATATCATCATACTACATGATGATATTAGTTTGGATGTAGGTAAATTAAGAATACGAAGTAAAGGGAGTGCTGGCGGACATAATGGTTTAAAAAGCATTATTGAGAATTTGTCATCTGACATGTTTGTTAGAATAAAAATAGGCGTAGGGAAACCAGAGAGGGCACTAATACCTCATGTTTTAGGGAGATTTTCTAAAGATCAGCGAATACTTGTCGAAAAGACTTTTGAGGCGACTATACAAGCAACCCAAACTATAATCGAAAAGGGATGCAGTGAGGCTATGAACCAGTTTAATGGGTTTAATGCTTAA